A section of the Rutidosis leptorrhynchoides isolate AG116_Rl617_1_P2 unplaced genomic scaffold, CSIRO_AGI_Rlap_v1 contig570, whole genome shotgun sequence genome encodes:
- the LOC139884562 gene encoding uncharacterized protein, whose product MDVGVFTVPPSLESYAKDLLENHADIGTGNSPIHYMNVMAFIVLCCPLATMDATSFSEVTESLILKWRDAIRGALHLGFKADFLMDHLKSVARASLAITCDESKELKVIDDNITAIEKLMDSLKIRREKICNNSNTELRKTCETEAAKFPGKTCGYFSN is encoded by the coding sequence ATGGATGTCGGGGTGTTTACTGTTCCACCTAGTCTTGAATCTTACGCCAAGGATCTTTTGGAAAATCATGCCGACATCGGAACCGGAAACTCTCCAATCCATTACATGAATGTAATGGCTTTTATTGTTTTATGTTGTCCATTGGCGACTATGGACGCTACCTCCTTTAGTGAAGTAACGGAGTCTCTGATCTTGAAGTGGAGGGATGCGATTAGAGGGGCTTTGCACTTGGGTTTTAAAGCTGATTTTCTTATGGATCATTTGAAATCAGTGGCACGTGCTAGTTTGGCAATAACTTGTGATGAAAGCAAGGAATTGAAAGTCATCGATGACAATATTACTGCCATTGAGAAACTAATGGATTCTTTGAAGATTCGTCGTGAGAAAATATGCAACAATAGTAACACTGAGCTAAGAAAGACTTGTGAGACGGAGGCAGCAAAGTTTCCAGGAAAAACATGTGGCTATTTTTCAAACTGA
- the LOC139884559 gene encoding LOW QUALITY PROTEIN: 11S globulin seed storage protein Jug r 4-like (The sequence of the model RefSeq protein was modified relative to this genomic sequence to represent the inferred CDS: deleted 1 base in 1 codon) — protein SLNECQLEQLNALKPDNRVQTDAGLIETWNPNHEQFRCSGVAVVRKTIERNGLSLPEFSNSPQLIYIVQGKGVGGSIIPGCPETYHESEIGVQGQQGRSLDQHQKLRRFREGDVIAVPAGVAHWCYNDGDAPLITVVLYDTSNSANQLDNLDAYTFHMAGNPRKEHRRQQEYLQEGLRGHGQQEPPYYQRHGQRQECNNIFCGFDTRILSDVFNVDESTIKKIQSQDDNRGSTVRVKGESLKVISPPRLREEEEGRRHKEEEEHGERRHGGESDNGLEEGMFTMRVIENIGDADSADVYTPRAGRTSTLNSNNLPVLRQLRLGAERGSLYKNGMMVPHWNLNAHSIMYAIRGSARVQVVDNFGRSVFDGTVQKGQILTVPQNYAVVKQAESEGFDWISFKTNDNAMITTLSGKTSAIRAIPEQVLANSFMISREEARKLKFNVQESTLTTGSSSWSEKKWSIV, from the exons TCACTGAATGAATGCCAGTTGGAGCAACTAAACGCCCTCAAGCCGGATAATCGAGTCCAAACCGATGCTGGATTGATCGAGACCTGGAACCCCAATCACGAGCAGTTCCGATGCTCAGGCGTCGCTGTTGTTCGGAAAACTATTGAAAGGAATGGGCTTTCCTTGCCTGAATTTAGCAATTCTCCTCAACTCATCTATATCGTTCAAG GTAAGGGTGTAGGAGGATCCATTATTCCTGGATGTCCAGAAACTTACCATGAATCTGAAATTGGAGTACAAGGTCAACAGGGTAGATCCCTAGACCAGCACCAGAAACTT CGACGTTTCCGTGAAGGTGACGTCATAGCGGTGCCTGCCGGAGTTGCTCACTGGTGCTATAATGACGGTGATGCCCCTCTTATCACCGTTGTCCTCTATGACACCAGCAACTCCGCCAACCAGCTCGATAA TTTGGATGCATACACATTCCATATGGCTGGAAATCCACGAAAAGAGCACCGAAGGCAACAAGAATACTTGCAGGAAGGCCTCCGTGGTCACGGCCAACAAGAACCACCGTATTATCAGAGGCACGGACAACGCCAAGAATGCAACAACATCTTTTGCGGGTTTGACACGAGGATCTTGTCGGACGTTTTTAACGTGGATGAAAGCACAATAAAGAAGATTCAATCTCAAGACGACAACAGAGGAAGTACAGTGAGAGTCAAGGGTGAGAGTCTTAAAGTGATCAGTCCCCCTAGGCTTCGGGAGGAGGAAGAGGGCCGTCGTCATAAGGAGGAAGAGGAGCATGGAGAGCGACGTCATGGAGGAGAATCTGACAACGGTCTTGAAGAGGGAATGTTCACTATGAGGGTTATAGAGAATATCGGAGATGCAGACAGTGCGGATGTGTATACGCCACGAGCTGGTCGTACTAGTACCCTGAATAGCAATAACCTCCCTGTCCTCCGTCAATTGCGACTCGGTGCAGAGCGAGGATCCTTATACA AGAATGGCATGATGGTACCTCACTGGAACCTAAATGCTCATAGCATAATGTATGCTATTAGAGGAAGTGCCAGGGTTCAAGTGGTCGACAACTTTGGCCGATCAGTATTCGACGGCACTGTCCAAAAGGGCCAAATCCTGACGGTTCCTCAAAACTACGCGGTGGTGAAACAGGCGGAGAGCGAGGGTTTCGACTGGATTTCGTTCAAGACGAACGACAATGCCATGATCACGACTCTTTCAGGGAAGACTTCTGCAATCAGGGCAATTCCTGAGCAAGTTTTGGCTAATTCCTTCATGATTTCGCGAGAGGAGGCTAGGAAACTCAAGTTTAACGTTCAAGAGAGCACTCTAACAACCGGCTCTAGCTCCTGGTCGGAGAAAAAGTGGTCCATTGTCTGA
- the LOC139884561 gene encoding uncharacterized protein: protein MEKKMKMKNQLVLILLFLLIASIHGRSIPGFAYTRHRGRCTPQYWSSRTEAWPRMVPQTSTVSRVFGSRVFERFRSDVTLLESTTRNDDEENVYRGMLKQAIAALLNSYARDGFPYTAWEVKTLVIQALVSEEAAATLAKHFSTANHACN from the exons ATggagaagaagatgaagatgaagaatcaACTCGTTCTAATCCTCCTCTTTCTTCTTATTGCTTCCATCCATGGACGATCAATCCCTGGTTTCGCTTACACCAGACACAGAGGACGATGCACTCCCCA GTATTGGAGTAGCAGGACGGAGGCGTGGCCGAGGATGGTACCACAAACGTCGACGGTGTCGAGAGTTTTCGGATCGAGAGTGTTTGAACGGTTCAGATCTGACGTGACGTTGCTCGAATCGACGACGCGGAACGATGATGAAGAGAATGTTTACCGTGGGATGCTGAAGCAGGCGATTGCTGCTCTTTTGAACTCTTACGCTAGGGATGGATTTCCGTATACTGCTTGGGAAGTTAAGACTCTTGTGATACAAGCTTTGGTTAGTGAAGAGGCTGCTGCTACTTTAGCCAAACACTTCTCTACAGCTAATCACGCTTGTAATTAA